The proteins below come from a single Corynebacterium cystitidis genomic window:
- a CDS encoding plasmid pRiA4b ORF-3 family protein produces the protein MYGASSLPFGARGTTIRRTLWGMIVSLLITVEGSKPEMSRLINVDDSIHLGELANVIEAAFGFSGMATHMYMDSTGPTRNVYVTAPTEGEVAEHTVTVADLGPTTYVYDSGANWNMAIEPLGDSEIDGPTPLLVDAMGPDVVEACGGPAMMTRFHHEARRLTAGLVPDMEIAPLLLSFLPVMSPERILQRLTNADHVTISERIAYVAEELQIDSVSRAPEDPRAPMLADEFDHFLAGRPDLQQIMALDPHPEHNPTLVQAIAEFFSEALIEDEGEDPMEHNLSVILEYVADGVRLDDNGQLSMDDVCAIASSIGFGGTRCEEHAGPVRALRQVLTIAGVIQEKAHEVRLSPLGQALIDDTPALVDHLAEELPQAFARSEWPQVLMWLTASSGAQSLLGRTTPVPADMERAANVFVGLGVLEPSNGLTMTGAGQRFLAQLLERHADEI, from the coding sequence ATGTATGGGGCCAGTTCGTTGCCGTTCGGCGCGCGCGGAACGACAATCCGTCGTACGCTATGGGGCATGATCGTCTCACTGCTTATTACCGTGGAAGGCTCAAAGCCCGAAATGTCACGGCTGATTAACGTGGATGACTCGATTCACCTGGGGGAATTAGCCAACGTGATAGAAGCTGCCTTCGGTTTTTCGGGCATGGCCACGCACATGTACATGGACTCAACCGGGCCAACGCGCAATGTTTATGTCACCGCGCCAACCGAAGGCGAGGTGGCAGAACACACAGTGACCGTCGCTGACCTGGGCCCTACTACCTACGTGTATGACTCGGGCGCGAACTGGAATATGGCCATCGAACCGCTGGGGGATTCGGAGATCGATGGGCCCACCCCGCTACTTGTCGACGCCATGGGCCCCGATGTTGTAGAGGCCTGCGGCGGTCCTGCCATGATGACGCGCTTCCACCACGAAGCACGTCGGCTGACTGCCGGGCTGGTGCCGGATATGGAGATCGCCCCTTTGCTGCTAAGTTTCCTGCCGGTGATGAGCCCCGAGCGGATTTTGCAGCGGCTGACCAACGCTGATCATGTGACCATCTCGGAGCGGATTGCCTATGTGGCAGAGGAGCTACAGATTGATTCGGTATCGCGGGCACCGGAGGATCCGCGCGCCCCGATGCTTGCCGACGAGTTCGACCACTTCCTGGCGGGCCGGCCGGATTTGCAGCAAATCATGGCACTGGACCCGCACCCGGAGCATAACCCGACCTTGGTGCAGGCCATCGCCGAGTTCTTCTCCGAGGCGCTGATTGAAGACGAGGGCGAGGACCCCATGGAGCACAATCTCTCCGTGATCCTTGAGTATGTGGCCGACGGGGTGCGCCTGGATGACAATGGTCAGCTGAGCATGGACGATGTGTGCGCGATTGCCAGCAGCATCGGCTTTGGTGGCACCCGGTGCGAGGAGCACGCCGGGCCGGTGCGTGCCCTACGCCAGGTGCTCACTATTGCCGGGGTGATCCAAGAAAAAGCCCATGAGGTGCGCTTATCTCCGCTGGGGCAGGCGCTTATCGACGACACACCCGCCCTGGTGGATCACTTGGCCGAGGAGCTGCCGCAGGCTTTTGCCCGCTCCGAGTGGCCGCAGGTGTTGATGTGGCTCACCGCTAGTTCTGGGGCGCAGTCATTGCTGGGGCGTACGACCCCGGTGCCAGCTGATATGGAGCGCGCCGCCAATGTTTTTGTGGGCCTTGGTGTGCTGGAACCGTCCAACGGTTTAACCATGACAGGTGCCGGCCAGCGGTTTTTAGCCCAACTGTTAGAACGTCACGCCGATGAGATATAG
- a CDS encoding FAD-dependent oxidoreductase, which translates to MQHFPAIIIGAGQAGLATAYYLRRQGIEPVLIDAQTGPGGAWQQYWDSLTLFSNAGFSNLPGMPMPAYDGYPPRDHVVEYFAAWEDRYEFDIRRPYVVDVVDFVDHGEVAGFSSVVDFGDHVDHGGGASHFTVHAAPADDFSELTPLELTTNNVVVATGTWTSPFVPSVPGTLEGQFWHSANYPGKDTFRGTKVAVVGGGNSGAQIAAELSEVAEVVWLTRHKPRWMPDNIDGADLFKRNRQRYLAIAKGEQDPGGVENLGDIVMVPEVKRARDSGRLNARPMVDSLDELDGVNHLIWCTGFRPSWGPVRHLLDGAAPTVEGLFLVGYSEANGPGADTIMGVGPFAKQTAAAIAQRC; encoded by the coding sequence ATGCAGCATTTTCCCGCCATCATTATTGGTGCCGGCCAAGCTGGGCTGGCCACCGCTTACTACCTGCGCCGGCAAGGGATAGAGCCGGTGCTTATCGACGCCCAAACCGGCCCCGGCGGGGCATGGCAGCAGTATTGGGATTCGCTCACCCTGTTCTCCAACGCGGGGTTTTCTAATCTACCCGGCATGCCGATGCCCGCCTACGACGGCTACCCGCCACGCGACCACGTGGTGGAGTACTTCGCGGCGTGGGAGGACCGCTACGAGTTTGATATCCGCAGACCCTACGTGGTCGACGTGGTCGACTTCGTCGACCACGGAGAAGTAGCTGGTTTTTCCTCCGTGGTCGACTTCGGCGACCACGTCGACCACGGGGGAGGGGCCAGCCACTTCACGGTGCATGCCGCACCTGCCGACGACTTCTCCGAGCTGACACCACTAGAGCTGACCACCAACAACGTGGTAGTTGCTACTGGGACGTGGACCTCACCATTTGTGCCGTCGGTGCCAGGTACTTTAGAAGGCCAGTTCTGGCACTCGGCGAACTACCCAGGCAAAGACACATTCCGCGGCACGAAAGTCGCCGTGGTGGGTGGCGGTAACTCGGGCGCGCAGATCGCCGCCGAACTGTCCGAGGTCGCCGAGGTAGTGTGGCTCACCCGGCATAAGCCGCGCTGGATGCCCGACAACATCGACGGCGCGGACCTGTTCAAACGCAACCGCCAACGCTACCTGGCCATCGCCAAAGGGGAACAAGACCCTGGTGGGGTGGAGAACCTCGGCGATATCGTCATGGTGCCCGAAGTAAAGCGCGCGCGTGATAGCGGCCGCCTTAACGCCCGGCCCATGGTGGATTCACTCGACGAGCTTGACGGGGTGAACCACCTCATTTGGTGTACCGGCTTTCGCCCATCGTGGGGTCCAGTGCGCCACCTGCTTGACGGTGCCGCACCCACCGTAGAAGGCCTGTTCCTGGTGGGGTACTCGGAGGCGAATGGGCCCGGCGCGGACACCATCATGGGCGTTGGCCCCTTTGCAAAGCAGACGGCGGCGGCGATTGCGCAGCGCTGCTGA
- the leuS gene encoding leucine--tRNA ligase: MTNAQEGPDFRYSAGLANTIEKKWQKYWAEQGTFHAPNPVGDLATGGELPKEKLNVQDMFPYPSGAGLHVGHPLGYIATDVFARYHRMQGKNVLHTLGYDAFGLPAEQYAIQTGTHPRTTTMTNIENMERQLGALGLGHDKRRAVATTDPEFYKWTQWIFLQIYNAWFDEEQQKARPVAELIDELSSGARTTKDGREFASLSPEEQRAAVDEFRLVYLSESMVNWCPGLGTVLANEEVTADGRSERGNFPVFRKRLRQWMMRITAYSDRLLDDLELLDWPEKVKAMQRNWIGRSRGAEVVFLAEDHGAGGHGGQGTAAGDREDSLSAGDREDSLSAGDREDSLSAGDREERAITVFTTRADTLFGATYVSLAPEHELVDKLTADSFPAGTNPKWTYGCATPAEAVQKYLRDIAAKSDLERQENKDKTGVFLGTFATNPVSGEQVPIFIADYVLTGYGTGAIMAVPAHDERDYEFATEFELPIIPVLDGDISEQAFVGDAPHINSANDRGLDLNGMGLDEAISTTIDWLVAEGAGEEKIQYKLRDWLFARQRYWGEPFPIVYDEAGNAHALPESMLPVELPEVEDYKPVSFDPDDIDSEPSPPLAKATEWVNVELDLGDGPKQYRRDTNVMPQWAGSSWYQLRYIDPTNDDAFVDLENERYWTGPQPEVHGENDPGGVDLYVGGVEHAVLHLLYSRFWHKVLFDLGHVTSKEPYRRLYNQGYIQAYAYTDARGVYVPAAEVEEKDGKYYYAGNEVAQEYGKMGKSLKNAVAPDEIGEEFGADTLRVYEMSMGPLDTSRPWATKDVVGAHRFLQRLWRLLIDEETGELLASEEPLTDEDNKHLHRTIAGVTDDYENLRDNTVVAKLIEYVNYLTKTYPGPVPLEAVVPLVQMVSPLAPHIAEELWQRLGHTDTITFEPFPVAEESWLVDDSVELPVQINGKVRSRIEVATDASKDEIEATARADEKVVELVGDGTIVKVIVVPGRMVNLVVK, from the coding sequence ATGACGAACGCGCAAGAAGGACCTGATTTCCGCTATTCGGCGGGGCTTGCTAACACGATTGAGAAGAAGTGGCAGAAGTACTGGGCTGAACAGGGCACTTTCCACGCTCCGAACCCGGTGGGTGATTTAGCTACCGGCGGCGAGTTGCCGAAGGAGAAGCTCAACGTGCAGGACATGTTCCCGTACCCGTCGGGCGCGGGCCTGCATGTGGGCCACCCGCTGGGCTATATCGCCACCGACGTGTTTGCGCGTTACCACCGCATGCAGGGCAAGAATGTGCTGCATACGTTGGGTTATGATGCGTTCGGTCTGCCTGCGGAGCAGTACGCAATCCAGACGGGCACCCACCCGCGCACGACAACCATGACCAATATTGAGAACATGGAGCGCCAGCTCGGTGCGCTGGGTCTGGGCCACGATAAGCGTCGCGCGGTGGCCACCACTGACCCGGAGTTTTATAAGTGGACGCAGTGGATTTTCCTGCAGATTTACAACGCGTGGTTTGATGAGGAGCAGCAGAAGGCCCGCCCTGTCGCTGAGCTTATCGACGAATTATCCTCCGGTGCTCGTACCACTAAGGATGGCCGGGAATTTGCTTCGCTTTCTCCGGAGGAGCAGCGCGCTGCTGTTGATGAGTTCCGCCTGGTGTACTTGAGCGAGTCTATGGTGAATTGGTGCCCCGGCTTGGGTACTGTGCTGGCCAACGAGGAGGTTACGGCCGATGGCAGGTCGGAGCGTGGCAACTTCCCGGTGTTCCGGAAGCGTCTGCGCCAGTGGATGATGCGGATTACTGCCTACTCGGACCGGTTGTTGGATGATCTTGAGCTGTTGGATTGGCCGGAGAAGGTCAAGGCTATGCAGCGCAATTGGATTGGCCGTTCCCGTGGTGCGGAGGTGGTCTTCCTGGCGGAAGACCACGGAGCCGGAGGTCACGGGGGGCAAGGCACGGCTGCCGGTGATCGCGAAGATTCACTTTCTGCCGGTGATCGCGAGGATTCACTTTCTGCCGGTGATCGCGAGGATTCACTTTCTGCCGGTGATCGCGAGGAACGAGCGATCACCGTGTTCACCACCCGCGCCGATACTCTCTTTGGCGCTACCTATGTTTCTTTGGCGCCGGAACATGAGCTCGTCGATAAGCTTACTGCGGATTCCTTCCCTGCTGGCACGAACCCGAAGTGGACCTACGGCTGCGCCACTCCTGCCGAGGCGGTGCAGAAGTATTTGCGCGATATCGCGGCTAAGTCGGATCTGGAGCGCCAGGAAAACAAGGACAAGACTGGTGTGTTCCTGGGCACTTTTGCCACCAACCCAGTCAGCGGCGAGCAGGTGCCGATTTTCATCGCGGATTATGTGCTTACCGGCTACGGTACGGGTGCGATTATGGCTGTGCCCGCCCATGATGAGCGTGACTATGAGTTCGCCACTGAGTTTGAGTTGCCGATCATCCCTGTGCTCGACGGAGACATCTCTGAGCAGGCGTTTGTTGGCGATGCCCCACACATTAACTCCGCTAATGACCGCGGCCTGGACTTAAACGGCATGGGCCTCGACGAGGCGATTTCTACCACAATTGATTGGTTGGTCGCCGAAGGTGCGGGTGAGGAGAAGATTCAGTACAAGCTGCGTGACTGGCTGTTTGCCCGCCAGCGTTATTGGGGTGAGCCATTCCCCATTGTGTACGACGAAGCCGGTAATGCCCACGCTCTGCCTGAATCGATGTTGCCTGTGGAGCTGCCGGAGGTGGAAGATTACAAGCCTGTTTCCTTCGACCCAGACGATATTGATTCTGAGCCCTCTCCCCCGTTGGCCAAGGCCACTGAGTGGGTCAATGTTGAGCTTGACTTGGGTGATGGTCCGAAGCAGTACCGGCGTGATACCAATGTGATGCCTCAGTGGGCGGGTTCTTCCTGGTACCAGCTGCGCTACATTGATCCGACCAATGACGATGCATTTGTCGACCTAGAGAACGAGCGTTACTGGACAGGCCCGCAGCCTGAGGTCCACGGCGAGAATGACCCCGGCGGCGTTGACCTCTATGTTGGTGGTGTTGAGCATGCTGTGCTGCACCTGCTCTATTCGCGTTTTTGGCACAAAGTGCTCTTTGACCTGGGCCATGTGACCTCGAAGGAGCCGTACCGTCGCCTGTACAACCAGGGCTACATCCAGGCCTACGCCTACACGGATGCCCGAGGCGTGTACGTGCCAGCCGCCGAAGTGGAGGAAAAAGACGGCAAGTACTATTACGCCGGCAACGAAGTTGCCCAGGAGTACGGCAAGATGGGCAAGTCCCTGAAGAATGCCGTTGCCCCGGATGAGATCGGCGAAGAGTTTGGTGCGGACACCCTGCGCGTCTATGAGATGTCGATGGGCCCGTTGGATACGTCGCGCCCGTGGGCCACGAAGGATGTCGTCGGCGCGCACCGCTTCCTGCAGCGTTTGTGGCGTTTGCTTATCGACGAAGAAACCGGCGAACTGCTTGCCTCCGAGGAACCCCTCACCGATGAGGACAATAAGCACCTGCATCGCACCATCGCCGGTGTCACCGATGATTATGAGAACCTGCGCGATAATACTGTGGTGGCCAAGCTCATTGAGTACGTCAATTATCTGACTAAGACCTACCCGGGTCCCGTGCCGCTGGAGGCTGTGGTTCCGCTGGTGCAGATGGTGTCTCCGCTGGCGCCGCATATCGCGGAGGAGTTGTGGCAGCGCCTCGGCCACACGGACACCATCACGTTTGAGCCTTTCCCTGTCGCAGAAGAGTCGTGGCTTGTCGACGACTCCGTGGAGCTTCCCGTGCAGATCAACGGCAAGGTTCGCTCCCGCATAGAGGTGGCTACCGATGCGTCGAAAGACGAGATTGAGGCTACCGCGCGTGCCGACGAGAAAGTGGTTGAGCTGGTAGGTGACGGCACCATTGTGAAGGTGATTGTGGTGCCGGGCCGCATGGTGAACCTCGTGGTGAAATAG
- a CDS encoding gluconokinase, which yields MKAPKTRKIPTMSVPLDESRGPYVLAMDVGSTASRGGLYDASGRPVKRSKQRISHEFESGNDGNSTIDADQIAAECREIVDGLVAFAQDNGLQIKGVAFDSFASSFLLVDDDGNALTQCATYADSRSAKYVSKLRELVDEQAYHQRTGVRIHGSYHPAKLLWAQEEWPDRWEKARWVMTIGEYVYLKLAGVMGLAVSTGAWCGIVNARTGELDTEILEACNVDPEMIAPLHFPDEPAYPTGTDWSALDGVPWFHGIPDGWPSNVGPGAVDEHTIAVAAATSGAMRVLLPEVPDVIPSGLWCYRVTRDQAILGGALNDVGRAVTWMEKVLTPIDAEDLDDVLRGDTSEYAPVVLPFFSGERATGWAADASASFVGISDDTSAMDLWRGLIEGLAISYERVYEQLDIAGAQPERIIASGRVTTEHQGWLAVLADALECDVIPLAMKRATLRGTAIIALDVINPGGERAVPPFGEPLKPVAEHLEYFTRLRERFDKLYGYLVE from the coding sequence ATGAAGGCACCTAAGACACGCAAGATCCCCACCATGTCCGTCCCTTTGGACGAATCTCGTGGCCCGTACGTCCTCGCTATGGACGTCGGCTCTACGGCCTCCCGCGGCGGGCTTTACGACGCTTCCGGCCGCCCCGTGAAACGCTCTAAGCAGCGCATATCGCACGAATTTGAATCAGGCAATGACGGCAACTCCACCATTGATGCGGACCAGATCGCCGCGGAGTGCCGCGAGATTGTTGACGGGTTGGTCGCTTTCGCCCAGGACAATGGCCTGCAAATCAAAGGCGTGGCGTTCGACTCCTTCGCCTCTTCCTTTTTGCTTGTCGACGACGACGGCAACGCCTTGACGCAGTGCGCCACCTACGCCGACTCACGCAGTGCGAAGTATGTGTCGAAGCTACGCGAGCTTGTCGACGAGCAGGCGTACCACCAGCGCACCGGCGTGCGCATCCACGGCTCCTATCACCCGGCGAAGCTCCTGTGGGCGCAGGAAGAATGGCCGGACCGCTGGGAGAAGGCCCGGTGGGTGATGACCATCGGCGAGTACGTCTACCTGAAACTGGCCGGCGTGATGGGCCTGGCGGTGTCTACTGGTGCGTGGTGTGGCATTGTGAACGCGCGCACCGGAGAGCTTGACACCGAGATCCTTGAGGCGTGCAACGTGGACCCAGAGATGATCGCACCCCTGCATTTTCCTGATGAGCCCGCCTACCCCACCGGCACCGACTGGTCGGCGCTGGACGGCGTGCCATGGTTCCATGGGATCCCGGACGGCTGGCCGTCGAATGTGGGCCCTGGTGCGGTGGATGAGCACACGATTGCTGTGGCGGCTGCTACCTCTGGTGCGATGCGCGTGCTGTTGCCCGAGGTACCGGATGTGATTCCAAGTGGTTTGTGGTGCTACCGCGTCACCCGTGACCAGGCAATTCTTGGTGGTGCGTTGAATGATGTGGGCCGTGCGGTGACCTGGATGGAGAAGGTGCTCACCCCTATTGATGCGGAGGACCTCGACGATGTGTTACGTGGCGATACCAGCGAGTATGCCCCCGTGGTGCTGCCGTTTTTCTCCGGGGAGCGCGCAACCGGGTGGGCTGCGGATGCCTCGGCAAGTTTCGTGGGCATTTCCGACGACACTTCGGCGATGGACCTGTGGCGTGGCCTGATTGAGGGCTTGGCTATCTCCTATGAACGCGTCTACGAGCAGCTTGATATCGCCGGCGCCCAGCCGGAGCGCATCATTGCTTCAGGGCGCGTGACCACCGAGCACCAGGGCTGGTTGGCGGTGCTTGCCGACGCCTTAGAGTGCGACGTGATCCCCCTTGCGATGAAGCGTGCGACCTTGCGCGGTACTGCGATTATTGCCCTGGATGTGATTAACCCTGGTGGTGAGCGCGCCGTGCCACCTTTCGGCGAGCCACTGAAACCCGTGGCCGAGCACCTCGAGTACTTCACCCGCCTGCGCGAGCGTTTCGACAAGCTCTACGGCTACCTTGTTGAATAA
- a CDS encoding YeiH family protein, with protein MSQYSTSRAATTNCQAAPEPTEPTEPTSHTSTTTPTHHKAWTGGGVIVVFGLAICVSILVSRVPDWAEGTWFGPLSKSIEFPIYAIILGFAANAILSLLGWSEKMSAAFRTELFIKTGLVLLGSTVNLGVIVTAAAPAVLQAIALIATVFLLTWWFAGLLGVDNHLRALLASALSICGVSAAVAAAGAVHAKKEQLAYTAGLVIVFAVPSIFLLPWLAELMGLSAPVAGAWIGGNIDTTAAVTAAGAVAGDDVLEYAAIVKMTQNALIGFVAVALSLYFTMKVDRSAATVKPHWGEVWTRFPKFVLGFIAASILVTVLAAIYPAAASGGWLDAGLDAAKSLQTFLFTLAFVSIGLEFRFESLRQAGWKPIVVFAFGTTVNLIVGLFLAWLFFGVIFAGMLA; from the coding sequence ATGTCTCAATACTCAACGTCTCGCGCGGCAACAACTAATTGTCAAGCTGCCCCCGAACCTACAGAACCCACAGAACCCACAAGCCACACCTCTACGACAACACCTACTCACCACAAGGCATGGACAGGAGGCGGAGTAATTGTTGTTTTTGGCTTAGCAATCTGTGTTTCCATTCTGGTCTCCCGCGTACCAGATTGGGCAGAAGGAACATGGTTTGGGCCATTATCCAAAAGCATCGAATTTCCCATCTACGCCATCATTTTAGGTTTCGCAGCCAACGCCATCCTGAGTCTGTTGGGCTGGTCAGAAAAAATGTCGGCAGCTTTTCGCACTGAGCTATTCATTAAGACTGGTTTGGTCCTGCTCGGCTCTACCGTCAACCTCGGTGTGATTGTCACCGCAGCAGCACCCGCAGTACTCCAGGCCATCGCACTCATCGCTACAGTATTCCTGCTTACCTGGTGGTTTGCCGGATTACTCGGTGTGGATAATCACCTGCGTGCACTTTTAGCATCCGCGCTTTCCATTTGTGGTGTCTCTGCTGCCGTAGCCGCAGCCGGGGCTGTTCATGCGAAAAAGGAACAGTTGGCCTATACCGCAGGGTTAGTGATTGTTTTCGCAGTGCCGTCCATATTCTTGCTGCCGTGGCTGGCTGAGCTGATGGGCTTATCAGCCCCGGTGGCAGGCGCTTGGATCGGCGGCAATATCGATACCACCGCCGCTGTCACCGCAGCAGGTGCCGTTGCCGGTGATGATGTACTCGAGTACGCAGCAATTGTGAAGATGACCCAAAACGCCCTGATCGGATTTGTAGCCGTTGCCTTATCGCTCTACTTCACTATGAAGGTGGATCGCAGCGCAGCAACTGTTAAGCCACACTGGGGTGAGGTATGGACTCGTTTCCCTAAATTCGTCCTCGGGTTTATCGCTGCCTCAATTCTGGTCACTGTCCTAGCCGCGATCTACCCGGCAGCAGCTTCCGGTGGATGGCTCGACGCAGGTTTAGACGCCGCGAAATCACTGCAAACTTTCCTGTTTACCTTGGCGTTTGTGTCCATCGGTTTAGAATTTCGTTTCGAATCCCTGCGTCAGGCGGGATGGAAGCCCATCGTGGTATTTGCCTTTGGCACAACCGTGAACCTGATTGTGGGACTCTTTTTAGCCTGGTTATTCTTTGGCGTGATTTTCGCGGGGATGCTCGCTTAA
- a CDS encoding acrylyl-CoA reductase family protein, translating into MPAYRGGMTRTLLITNNGPQLVDTAAEHAGEGDTLINITHSSVNYKDGMALAGSKGVVRTLPLVPGIDAVGRVVTSPKFEPGTLVTVNGHGIGERRNGGYTPQMKIDAEYVTCVPERFDEWTAAAIGTAGYTAALCILALHDVGKAGPVLVTGATGGVGSIAVQLLAAQGIEVVAASGRIDDHKDWLKELGASDVIDRADFEEAGKPLQKARFAGAVDTLGSTPLANVLSQITWGGTVAACGLAAGADLPASVLPFILRGVNLAGVNSVDAPVELRDQAWNLLAAHLDVDKLTSSTATVDVAGAIEVGANLLAGTGRGRVVVQVE; encoded by the coding sequence ATGCCTGCCTATCGTGGAGGTATGACTCGCACACTGCTGATAACTAACAATGGCCCACAACTTGTTGACACCGCCGCAGAGCACGCCGGTGAGGGCGACACCCTGATCAATATCACCCATTCCTCCGTCAACTACAAAGACGGCATGGCCCTGGCCGGCAGCAAAGGCGTGGTACGCACCCTACCTCTTGTGCCAGGCATTGATGCCGTAGGCCGTGTGGTTACATCTCCAAAGTTTGAACCCGGAACCCTCGTCACAGTCAACGGCCACGGGATCGGGGAGCGCCGCAATGGTGGATATACGCCGCAGATGAAGATCGACGCCGAGTACGTCACCTGCGTGCCAGAGCGCTTTGATGAATGGACAGCCGCAGCGATAGGAACAGCTGGTTATACCGCAGCGCTGTGCATACTAGCGCTTCATGATGTTGGCAAAGCTGGCCCGGTGCTTGTCACTGGTGCCACCGGCGGGGTTGGTTCGATCGCGGTGCAGCTTCTGGCAGCCCAAGGCATTGAGGTGGTCGCTGCTAGCGGGCGTATCGACGACCACAAAGACTGGCTCAAAGAGTTAGGGGCGAGCGATGTGATTGACCGTGCTGATTTCGAAGAAGCTGGCAAGCCCTTACAGAAAGCACGCTTTGCCGGTGCTGTGGACACCCTTGGTTCTACACCGCTGGCCAATGTGTTATCGCAGATCACCTGGGGTGGCACGGTGGCAGCGTGTGGTTTGGCGGCGGGTGCAGACCTGCCAGCTAGCGTGCTGCCATTTATCTTGCGAGGTGTGAATTTGGCTGGGGTGAACTCCGTTGATGCCCCGGTTGAGCTGCGTGATCAGGCGTGGAACTTACTGGCTGCACATCTGGACGTCGATAAGCTCACAAGCTCTACCGCAACCGTTGATGTAGCTGGTGCCATTGAGGTGGGGGCCAACTTGCTGGCCGGTACCGGGCGGGGCCGCGTGGTAGTGCAGGTGGAATGA
- a CDS encoding DUF202 domain-containing protein codes for MRFAKEFPTRVKDSQIPITDLGLQPERTSLSWSRTSLAMLVCSATLLRWAWHYTAVVYLAIGLLMALALLIVLTQRRRYSVEAQGIQREFTEPNVFAVFTMTIAMVFLGAIGLYLIGVTF; via the coding sequence ATGAGGTTTGCCAAAGAGTTTCCCACCCGGGTGAAAGATTCCCAGATCCCTATCACCGATCTGGGCCTCCAGCCAGAACGCACCAGCCTGTCATGGTCGCGCACATCCTTAGCCATGTTGGTGTGTTCGGCGACACTGCTGCGCTGGGCCTGGCACTATACCGCCGTTGTGTACCTGGCCATTGGCCTGCTGATGGCGCTGGCATTGCTGATTGTGCTCACCCAGCGCCGCCGCTACTCCGTGGAGGCCCAAGGCATCCAGCGCGAGTTCACCGAACCCAATGTTTTCGCAGTATTCACCATGACTATAGCCATGGTGTTCCTTGGTGCCATCGGGCTATATCTCATCGGCGTGACGTTCTAA
- a CDS encoding VanZ family protein — MSRFHRTLAILAGVLWVVVVFSYTMLKTNVALPGVWDSEVHQRRELRLIPLQGFFESQVWWGPLQNMVGNIGLFVPVGFLLVIVFAPRRPVRVATITGCVISLTIEVSQFVFARGYSDVDDLIFNTLGAALGAWIATRVPTKAVTTSIGLIVAVGLVAIIPFALDGARWLRDAMQ; from the coding sequence ATGTCTCGTTTTCATCGAACCTTAGCCATTCTAGCTGGGGTGTTGTGGGTGGTTGTGGTGTTCAGCTACACCATGCTCAAAACGAACGTGGCGCTGCCCGGGGTGTGGGATTCGGAGGTGCACCAACGCCGCGAGCTGCGCCTGATTCCCCTCCAAGGATTTTTTGAATCGCAAGTGTGGTGGGGACCGCTGCAAAACATGGTGGGAAATATTGGTTTGTTCGTTCCGGTTGGGTTTCTTCTGGTCATCGTGTTCGCGCCGCGTCGGCCAGTGCGTGTGGCAACGATTACAGGGTGTGTGATCAGCCTGACTATTGAGGTTTCCCAGTTTGTTTTCGCGCGCGGCTATAGCGACGTAGATGACCTCATCTTTAATACCCTAGGTGCAGCGCTTGGGGCATGGATTGCCACGCGCGTGCCGACGAAGGCTGTCACCACGAGCATCGGCCTGATTGTGGCGGTGGGGCTTGTTGCCATTATCCCGTTTGCACTTGATGGGGCGCGCTGGCTGCGCGACGCGATGCAGTAG
- a CDS encoding YidH family protein yields MTEPDEQEQRTGQRTEQRGAFSRAVFPDGEEPDPRFTLANERTFLAWTRTSLAFLAGGIALEAFEMPTINDDVRRIAALVIIVIGMLIALGAAIRWVRVERAMRHAKPLPAPAIAPVLGVGIFVAALIVLVALL; encoded by the coding sequence ATGACAGAGCCTGACGAGCAAGAACAGCGCACGGGACAGCGCACGGAGCAGCGTGGCGCTTTTTCACGCGCCGTTTTCCCTGACGGTGAGGAGCCAGACCCGCGGTTCACCCTGGCAAATGAGCGTACTTTTTTGGCGTGGACGCGTACCTCCCTAGCGTTTCTAGCAGGCGGTATTGCACTTGAGGCCTTCGAGATGCCCACCATCAATGATGATGTGCGGCGTATCGCAGCGCTGGTGATCATCGTGATCGGCATGCTCATAGCCTTAGGTGCTGCGATCCGCTGGGTGCGTGTAGAACGCGCAATGCGCCACGCGAAACCGCTCCCGGCACCAGCGATCGCCCCAGTACTTGGTGTGGGCATTTTCGTGGCAGCATTGATTGTTCTGGTGGCCTTGTTATGA